The Comamonas sp. GB3 AK4-5 genome includes a region encoding these proteins:
- the smc gene encoding chromosome segregation protein SMC, with protein sequence MRLNSIKLSGFKSFAEPTNFLLPGQLVGVVGPNGCGKSNIMDAVRWVLGESKASELRGESMQDVIFNGTTHRKPASRSSVELVFDNSDHRAGGQWGQYGEIAVKRVLTRDGNSSYFINNQPVRRRDVQDVFLGTGLGPRAYAIIGQGTISRIIESRPEELRLFLEEAAGVSKYKERRRETENRLSGTRENLTRVEDILRELNGNLEKLEKQAEVAAQYNALHAGVTLKQQQLWFLKRADAEADMAKIRAEGLEAVNELEARMAELRHIEADLEAIRQAHYAAGDTVNQAQGKLYEATAEVGRLEAEIRYVVEGRQRVEQRLAQLAEQIDSWGVRRDEAEIELEQLAGQGMDAEEQAEMLAAQLEEQSLQLPDLEDAHRSAQTKANEQRQQVSHVQQQIQVLAAEQRSTSEQTRQLESRHERLRTDRNALAAPDEARVNNLRQQYEEAAEMAEMAEAALVELQDSVPQLDDDRRQRQQALNQEGARQADLSARMEALKALQEKVKTDGKLQPWLAKHGLDSLQGLWSRLHVEPGWENALEAALRERMGALEVGRLDMVRGFLGAGGQDAPPARLAFYNKPVDAAAAGATGGSHRLSDLLRVQDPGLHAVLVDWLTGCQTAQSLDEALNRRAALQPGDTIYVPTGHAVTAHSVSFYAQDSEQSGLLARAQEIEHLEKELRAQALIHEEARMALARAESAYADASQRLVAARREASEAKQTAHELQVESLRLTQLAEQARARTAQLDTDLGEVKAQLEELQERAVTAEARFEELDMQLADSQERHAQLDERVIECERKVAECREQQRALERRAQEATFSQRSVEARKGELQRTMETAVQQSKALGEERERALAEQGRLNDAAAQGGLQDALNIKMEREQALGACRSQYDDLTNKLRASDERRTQLERGMEPLRGRITEFQLKEQAARLGVEQFEGLLTEANADLAAVAQSITEGNVRLHGLQGDIDRLHRDIAALGAVNLAALEELTIARERKTFLDAQMDDLTRAMNTLEDAIKKIDAETRQLLSGTFDTVNHHFGRMFPELFGGGQAKLIITGDEILDSGVQVMAQPPGKKNQTIHLLSGGEKALTAIALVFAIFQLNPAPFCLLDEVDAPLDDANTERYAKLVASMSTSTQFLFISHNKIAMEMAQQLIGVTMQEQGVSRIVAVDMESALSMADA encoded by the coding sequence GTGCGCCTCAATTCCATCAAGCTTTCCGGCTTCAAGTCATTTGCCGAACCCACCAACTTCCTGCTGCCAGGCCAGCTGGTGGGTGTGGTGGGGCCGAATGGCTGCGGCAAGTCCAACATCATGGATGCCGTGCGCTGGGTGCTGGGCGAGAGTAAGGCCAGCGAGCTGCGTGGCGAGTCTATGCAGGACGTGATCTTCAACGGCACCACGCACCGCAAGCCGGCCAGCCGCTCCAGCGTGGAGCTGGTGTTTGACAACAGCGACCACCGCGCTGGCGGCCAGTGGGGCCAGTACGGTGAAATCGCCGTCAAACGCGTGCTCACCCGCGACGGCAACAGCAGCTATTTCATCAACAACCAGCCGGTGCGCCGCCGCGACGTGCAGGATGTGTTCCTGGGCACCGGCCTGGGCCCGCGCGCCTACGCCATCATCGGCCAGGGCACGATCAGCCGCATCATCGAGTCGCGCCCCGAAGAGCTGCGCCTGTTTCTGGAAGAAGCGGCCGGCGTGTCCAAATACAAGGAACGCCGCCGCGAGACCGAAAACCGCCTCTCCGGCACGCGCGAGAATCTGACCCGCGTCGAAGACATTCTGCGCGAGCTCAATGGCAATCTGGAGAAGCTGGAAAAGCAGGCCGAAGTGGCTGCCCAGTACAACGCCCTGCATGCCGGCGTGACGCTGAAGCAGCAGCAGCTGTGGTTTTTGAAGCGTGCCGATGCCGAGGCCGATATGGCCAAGATCCGCGCCGAAGGGCTGGAGGCCGTCAACGAGCTGGAAGCCCGCATGGCCGAGCTGCGCCATATCGAGGCCGACCTGGAAGCCATACGCCAGGCCCACTATGCGGCCGGCGACACCGTCAACCAGGCCCAGGGCAAGCTCTACGAGGCCACGGCCGAAGTGGGGCGCCTGGAGGCCGAAATTCGCTATGTGGTCGAAGGCCGCCAGCGCGTGGAGCAGCGCCTGGCCCAACTGGCCGAGCAGATCGACAGCTGGGGTGTGCGCCGTGACGAGGCCGAGATCGAGCTGGAACAGCTGGCCGGCCAGGGCATGGACGCCGAGGAGCAGGCCGAGATGCTGGCCGCCCAGCTGGAAGAGCAATCGCTGCAGCTGCCCGATCTGGAAGACGCCCACCGCAGCGCCCAGACCAAGGCCAACGAGCAACGCCAGCAGGTCAGCCATGTGCAGCAGCAAATTCAGGTGCTGGCCGCCGAGCAGCGTAGCACCAGCGAGCAAACCCGCCAGCTGGAAAGCCGCCACGAGCGTTTGCGCACCGACCGCAATGCCCTGGCCGCACCCGACGAAGCCCGGGTCAACAATCTGCGTCAGCAGTACGAGGAAGCGGCCGAAATGGCCGAGATGGCCGAGGCCGCCCTGGTTGAGCTACAGGACAGCGTGCCCCAGCTCGATGACGATCGCCGCCAGCGCCAACAGGCGCTGAACCAGGAGGGCGCCCGCCAGGCCGATCTGTCGGCCCGCATGGAGGCCCTCAAGGCCCTGCAGGAAAAAGTCAAAACCGACGGCAAGCTCCAGCCCTGGCTGGCCAAGCATGGACTGGACAGTCTGCAAGGCCTGTGGAGCCGCTTGCATGTGGAGCCCGGCTGGGAAAACGCGCTGGAAGCCGCGCTGCGCGAGCGCATGGGCGCGCTGGAAGTCGGCCGCCTGGACATGGTGCGCGGCTTTCTGGGTGCAGGCGGGCAAGATGCGCCGCCGGCCCGCCTGGCCTTCTACAACAAGCCGGTCGACGCTGCGGCTGCGGGCGCCACGGGTGGTTCGCATCGCCTGTCCGATCTGCTGCGCGTGCAGGACCCCGGCTTGCACGCCGTGCTGGTGGACTGGCTCACCGGCTGCCAGACCGCGCAGAGCCTGGACGAGGCCTTGAACCGCCGCGCCGCTCTGCAACCCGGCGACACCATTTACGTGCCCACCGGCCACGCCGTGACGGCCCACAGCGTCAGCTTTTATGCCCAGGATTCCGAGCAATCCGGCCTGCTGGCCCGTGCCCAGGAAATCGAACACCTGGAAAAAGAGCTGCGTGCCCAGGCCCTGATCCACGAAGAGGCACGCATGGCCCTGGCCCGCGCCGAAAGCGCCTATGCCGACGCCTCGCAGCGCCTGGTGGCCGCCCGCCGCGAGGCCTCGGAAGCCAAGCAGACCGCCCATGAGCTGCAGGTGGAGTCATTGCGCCTCACCCAGCTGGCCGAGCAGGCCCGCGCCCGCACGGCCCAGCTGGATACCGACCTGGGTGAAGTCAAGGCCCAGCTCGAGGAATTGCAGGAGCGCGCCGTGACCGCCGAGGCCCGCTTTGAAGAGCTGGACATGCAGCTGGCCGACAGCCAGGAGCGCCATGCCCAGCTGGACGAGCGCGTGATCGAATGCGAGCGCAAGGTGGCCGAATGCCGCGAGCAGCAGCGCGCGCTGGAACGCCGCGCCCAGGAGGCGACCTTCAGCCAGCGCAGCGTGGAAGCACGCAAGGGCGAGCTGCAACGCACCATGGAAACCGCGGTGCAGCAGTCCAAGGCCCTGGGCGAGGAGCGCGAGCGCGCCCTGGCTGAGCAGGGCCGGCTGAACGACGCGGCCGCCCAAGGCGGCCTGCAGGATGCGTTGAACATCAAGATGGAGCGCGAGCAGGCCCTGGGCGCCTGCCGCAGCCAGTACGACGACCTGACCAACAAACTGCGCGCCAGCGACGAGCGCCGCACCCAGCTGGAACGCGGCATGGAGCCGCTGCGCGGGCGCATCACCGAATTCCAACTCAAGGAGCAGGCCGCGCGCCTGGGTGTGGAGCAGTTCGAAGGCCTGCTGACCGAGGCCAATGCCGATCTGGCCGCCGTGGCCCAGTCCATCACCGAAGGCAATGTGCGTCTCCATGGTCTGCAGGGCGACATCGACCGCCTGCACCGCGACATCGCGGCCCTGGGCGCGGTCAACCTGGCGGCCCTGGAGGAGTTGACGATTGCCCGCGAGCGCAAGACCTTCCTCGACGCGCAAATGGACGACCTGACCCGCGCCATGAACACGCTGGAAGACGCGATCAAGAAGATCGATGCCGAAACCCGCCAGCTGCTGTCCGGCACCTTCGACACCGTCAACCACCATTTCGGTCGTATGTTCCCCGAGCTGTTCGGTGGCGGCCAGGCCAAGCTCATCATCACCGGCGATGAAATCCTGGACTCGGGCGTGCAGGTCATGGCCCAGCCCCCAGGCAAGAAAAACCAGACCATTCACCTGCTCTCGGGCGGTGAGAAGGCGCTGACCGCCATTGCCCTGGTGTTTGCCATCTTCCAGCTGAACCCCGCGCCTTTTTGTTTGCTCGACGAGGTGGATGCCCCCTTGGACGACGCCAATACCGAGCGCTATGCCAAACTGGTGGCCAGCATGAGCACCAGCACCCAGTTTTTGTTCATCAGTCACAACAAGATCGCCATGGAAATGGCGCAGCAGCTCATCGGCGTGACCATGCAGGAGCAAGGCGTCTCCCGCATCGTGGCAGTGGACATGGAGTCCGCACTGTCCATGGCCGATGCCTGA
- a CDS encoding EAL domain-containing protein has protein sequence MALAGVLQRNVQIMAHERASHRADAFVQSLERRIDAYSEVIKSLQARFSFKPQLSRQEFETAVIEMQVRRRYPGVQSVTFTRILQPAELASFQPPTQGEAQRPRREGEHFRIRMAPDRTEYAVVDYVWPQQGNAALVGLDMYLQPESLASLLQSRATGAVSMTAPFNLLQDGKDPTGVLLRAPVFIKGGESEPSFVGAVNVSLRMRELMESVLATAQLEGMSLAVDDMGREDQQPGGDSLRRKVYAAADWGQLAEDRAPLVRELSVHDRRWRIQFVPRNSMLSGVEAAHPWLMGAGGLAASALLALLVALLARQRQQARQEVEHTQSALQESNDRFHALFHHCGMGVSKVDSLTGCFVQVNQRYCEILGYSEEALLGTNVLALTAPEDVAESRRLMDALNEGEISNYLQAKRMIRSDGQTVCLEVAASPLLDSQHQRLGQHISVVQDVSERRGLQAALEQRESRLAAMLQTLPVGMLIVDVQQRIVSVNDRFTALTGYGRQELLTLDDWWRAVQPDEAQRITTRAWVESARREAYALGVMPACELAVHCKDGKIRALELSGGPVQGDFVFTLMDLSQRKQAEEKIRNLALFDMLTQLPNRRQLLDRLHDALQFCARGHSAGALLLLDIDNFKTLNETQGHDQGDALLLQVAQRLSHSLAHGGHPGYTLARQGGDEFAVVLEGLPTDALQAAQQAEKVGRRMMESLQAPFQVGMAPCHVTVSMGAATFHGQNETVEELLKRADLAMYESKSAGRNALHFFDPRMQSAISARAEMETDLRVAMAQSQFELCYQPQVMGAQVVGAEALLRWKHPSKGFISPALFIPLAEDNGMILQLGRWVLHTACRQLALWAEHPDLAELAVSVNVSPVQFHLPHFVQDVEQALASHGVRSDRLKLELTEGLLLSDVEDTIAKMEQLRAMGVGFSLDDFGTGYSSLSYLKRLPLEQLKIDQSFVREVLTNANDQAIAKTIVALGSTLGLRVIAEGVETAAQRDFLDANGCHAWQGYLFSPAISVAQFENWVAEFRGQHHTG, from the coding sequence ATGGCCTTGGCCGGAGTGTTGCAGCGCAATGTGCAAATCATGGCCCACGAGCGCGCCAGCCATCGCGCCGATGCCTTTGTGCAGTCGCTGGAGCGCCGGATTGATGCCTACAGCGAGGTCATCAAAAGCCTGCAGGCCCGCTTTTCGTTCAAACCGCAGCTGAGTCGCCAGGAGTTCGAGACCGCCGTCATCGAGATGCAGGTCCGGCGTCGCTACCCCGGCGTGCAGAGCGTGACCTTCACGCGCATCTTGCAGCCCGCAGAGCTCGCCAGCTTTCAGCCCCCGACCCAGGGCGAGGCCCAGCGCCCGCGGCGGGAAGGGGAGCATTTCCGCATCCGCATGGCGCCGGATCGCACCGAATACGCCGTGGTCGACTATGTCTGGCCCCAGCAAGGCAATGCGGCTCTGGTGGGGCTGGACATGTATTTGCAGCCCGAGAGCCTGGCCAGCCTGCTGCAGTCACGGGCCACGGGCGCCGTGTCTATGACCGCCCCCTTTAATTTGCTGCAAGACGGCAAGGACCCCACGGGCGTGCTGCTGCGCGCGCCGGTCTTCATCAAGGGCGGGGAGAGCGAGCCCTCTTTTGTGGGCGCAGTGAATGTGAGCCTGCGCATGCGCGAGCTGATGGAGTCGGTCCTGGCCACGGCACAGCTCGAAGGCATGTCCCTGGCCGTGGACGATATGGGCCGCGAGGACCAGCAGCCCGGCGGCGACAGCCTGCGCCGCAAGGTGTATGCCGCTGCCGACTGGGGGCAACTGGCCGAGGACAGGGCCCCGCTGGTGCGCGAGTTGTCGGTACATGACCGGCGCTGGCGCATCCAGTTTGTACCGCGCAACTCCATGCTTTCTGGGGTGGAAGCTGCTCACCCCTGGCTGATGGGGGCGGGCGGCCTGGCTGCCAGCGCCTTGCTGGCGCTGCTGGTGGCCTTGCTGGCCCGCCAGCGCCAACAGGCACGCCAGGAAGTGGAGCACACCCAGTCCGCGCTGCAGGAAAGCAATGACCGCTTTCATGCGCTGTTTCACCACTGCGGCATGGGGGTGAGCAAGGTCGATTCGCTGACTGGCTGCTTTGTGCAGGTCAACCAGCGCTACTGCGAAATCCTGGGCTATTCCGAAGAGGCATTGCTCGGCACGAACGTGCTGGCCTTGACCGCGCCCGAGGATGTGGCCGAAAGCCGGCGCCTGATGGATGCCCTGAACGAGGGCGAGATATCCAACTACCTGCAGGCCAAGCGCATGATACGCAGCGACGGCCAGACCGTGTGCCTGGAGGTGGCCGCGTCTCCGCTGCTGGACAGCCAGCACCAGCGGCTGGGTCAGCATATCTCGGTGGTGCAGGATGTCTCCGAGCGCCGCGGCCTGCAGGCCGCGCTGGAGCAGCGCGAAAGTCGCCTGGCCGCCATGCTGCAGACCCTGCCGGTGGGCATGCTGATCGTGGATGTGCAGCAGCGCATCGTCTCGGTCAACGACCGCTTCACCGCGCTGACGGGCTACGGCCGCCAGGAGCTGCTCACGCTGGATGACTGGTGGCGTGCGGTCCAGCCGGACGAGGCCCAGCGCATCACCACCCGCGCCTGGGTGGAGTCCGCCCGCCGCGAGGCCTATGCCCTGGGCGTGATGCCGGCCTGCGAGCTGGCCGTGCATTGCAAGGACGGCAAGATTCGGGCGCTGGAGCTGTCGGGCGGCCCGGTGCAGGGTGACTTTGTCTTCACACTGATGGACCTGAGCCAGCGCAAGCAGGCCGAGGAAAAAATCCGCAACCTGGCCTTGTTCGACATGCTCACCCAGCTGCCTAATCGCCGCCAGCTGCTGGACCGTCTGCACGATGCCCTGCAGTTCTGCGCGCGCGGCCATTCCGCAGGCGCCTTGCTGCTGCTGGACATCGACAACTTCAAGACGCTGAACGAAACCCAGGGCCATGACCAGGGCGATGCGCTGCTGCTGCAGGTGGCGCAACGCCTCTCGCACAGCCTGGCCCATGGCGGCCACCCGGGCTACACCCTGGCACGCCAGGGCGGGGACGAATTTGCCGTGGTGCTCGAAGGCCTGCCCACCGATGCCCTGCAGGCCGCGCAGCAGGCCGAAAAAGTGGGTCGGCGCATGATGGAGTCGCTGCAGGCCCCGTTCCAGGTGGGCATGGCGCCCTGCCATGTCACCGTCAGCATGGGGGCCGCCACCTTCCACGGCCAGAATGAAACCGTGGAAGAGCTGCTCAAGCGCGCCGACCTGGCCATGTACGAGTCCAAGAGCGCCGGACGCAATGCCCTGCATTTCTTTGATCCCCGCATGCAGTCGGCCATCAGCGCCCGCGCCGAGATGGAGACAGATTTGCGCGTGGCCATGGCGCAAAGCCAGTTCGAGCTGTGCTATCAGCCCCAGGTCATGGGCGCCCAGGTGGTGGGGGCCGAGGCCTTGCTGCGCTGGAAGCACCCGAGCAAGGGCTTCATCTCGCCGGCCCTGTTCATCCCCCTGGCCGAGGACAACGGCATGATCTTGCAGCTGGGCCGCTGGGTGTTGCACACGGCCTGCCGCCAGCTGGCGCTGTGGGCCGAGCACCCGGATCTGGCCGAGCTGGCCGTGTCCGTCAACGTCAGCCCCGTGCAGTTCCACCTGCCGCATTTTGTGCAGGACGTGGAGCAGGCCCTGGCCTCGCACGGCGTGCGTTCCGACCGGCTCAAGCTGGAGCTGACCGAGGGCCTGCTGCTGTCCGATGTGGAGGACACCATTGCCAAGATGGAGCAGCTGCGCGCCATGGGCGTGGGCTTCTCGCTGGATGACTTTGGCACGGGCTATTCCTCGCTGTCCTACCTCAAGCGCCTGCCGCTGGAGCAGCTCAAGATCGACCAGAGCTTTGTGCGCGAGGTGCTGACCAATGCCAACGACCAGGCCATTGCCAAGACCATCGTCGCCCTGGGCAGCACCCTGGGCCTGCGCGTGATCGCCGAAGGCGTGGAAACCGCGGCGCAGCGCGACTTTCTGGACGCCAACGGCTGCCATGCCTGGCAGGGCTATTTGTTCAGCCCGGCCATATCGGTGGCGCAGTTCGAGAACTGGGTCGCGGAGTTCAGAGGCCAGCACCACACGGGCTGA
- a CDS encoding cell division protein ZipA C-terminal FtsZ-binding domain-containing protein has translation MSTLQISLAVVGVILLGLIVAYNAWNNRRHAPKRADRDEQQRQGAEDAARFEPGLDGLDVTNLPPHLRPAAAAQSAAPLHDPLLDAGAGAEAAALDVSAMPELQTGATAPERSMAASEMAEPSLPQAAPAIPAERKLALDGLIDAMAPIHLEQLVSGEAALQIQPTTRRAGSKPFRIEGLNEASGEWESVRTGQRYKAFQAGVQLANRTGALNEIEFSEFAAKAQHFADTLGASLELPDMLHEVGRARELDQFASEHDAQLSFMLRARTAAWSPGYVRQHAGQLGFVMSNMPGRMVLPSPVPGNYPQLVLGFDAQAAQAADLDRTAFHEVTLSLDVPQVPRAEQPFARLREVAQALCEAMDGVLCDQNGSPLHPQVLEPIAVDLEQLYDQLDQRELSAGSMLARRLFN, from the coding sequence ATGAGTACCTTGCAAATAAGCCTGGCCGTTGTGGGCGTGATCCTGCTCGGTCTGATCGTGGCCTATAACGCGTGGAACAACCGGCGCCATGCGCCCAAGCGGGCCGACCGGGACGAACAACAGCGCCAGGGCGCGGAAGATGCGGCGCGCTTCGAGCCCGGGCTTGACGGCCTGGACGTGACCAATCTGCCCCCCCATCTGCGCCCGGCAGCTGCCGCACAGTCCGCAGCGCCCCTGCATGACCCGCTGCTCGATGCCGGTGCCGGTGCTGAAGCTGCTGCGTTAGATGTCAGCGCCATGCCCGAGCTGCAGACCGGTGCCACGGCGCCGGAGCGCTCCATGGCCGCATCGGAGATGGCCGAGCCCAGCCTGCCGCAAGCCGCGCCCGCCATCCCGGCCGAGCGCAAGCTGGCCCTGGATGGCCTGATCGACGCCATGGCGCCCATCCACCTGGAGCAACTGGTCAGCGGCGAAGCCGCGCTGCAGATCCAGCCCACGACCCGCCGCGCCGGCAGCAAGCCGTTTCGCATCGAGGGCCTCAACGAGGCCAGCGGGGAATGGGAAAGCGTGCGCACCGGCCAGCGCTACAAGGCTTTTCAGGCCGGTGTGCAGCTGGCCAACCGCACGGGTGCGCTCAACGAAATCGAGTTTTCCGAATTTGCCGCCAAGGCCCAGCACTTTGCTGACACCCTGGGCGCCAGCCTGGAGCTGCCCGACATGCTGCACGAGGTGGGCCGCGCACGCGAGCTGGACCAGTTCGCCAGCGAACATGACGCACAGCTGAGCTTTATGCTGCGCGCCCGCACTGCCGCCTGGAGCCCAGGCTATGTGCGCCAGCACGCCGGCCAGCTGGGCTTTGTGATGAGCAATATGCCCGGCCGCATGGTGTTGCCGTCGCCCGTGCCTGGCAACTATCCGCAGCTGGTACTGGGCTTTGACGCCCAGGCCGCCCAGGCAGCCGACCTGGACCGCACAGCCTTTCACGAGGTGACGCTGAGCCTGGACGTGCCCCAGGTGCCGCGCGCCGAACAACCTTTTGCCCGTCTGCGCGAAGTGGCCCAGGCCCTGTGCGAGGCCATGGATGGCGTGCTGTGCGACCAGAATGGCTCGCCGCTGCACCCCCAGGTGCTGGAACCCATTGCCGTGGACCTGGAGCAGCTGTACGACCAGCTGGACCAGCGCGAGCTGTCGGCCGGCTCCATGCTGGCGCGACGATTATTTAATTGA
- a CDS encoding YnfA family protein — protein MRTLALFLLTAVAEIVGCYLPWLWLRQGGSAWLLLPAAASLALFAWLLTLHPDASGRVYAAYGGVYVTAALLWLWMVDGVRPTAWDLLGGLVCLGGMAIIAFGPRSA, from the coding sequence ATGCGTACCCTGGCCTTGTTTTTGCTGACGGCGGTGGCCGAAATCGTGGGCTGTTATCTGCCCTGGCTCTGGCTGCGCCAGGGGGGCAGCGCCTGGCTGCTGTTGCCCGCAGCCGCCAGCCTGGCCTTGTTTGCCTGGCTGCTGACGCTGCACCCCGATGCCAGCGGGCGTGTCTACGCCGCCTACGGCGGGGTGTATGTCACGGCGGCGCTGCTGTGGCTGTGGATGGTGGACGGCGTGCGCCCCACGGCCTGGGATTTGCTGGGCGGCCTGGTCTGCCTGGGGGGCATGGCCATCATCGCCTTCGGGCCGCGCAGTGCTTAG
- a CDS encoding IS5 family transposase (programmed frameshift), which translates to MRKGYPSDIKREQFEVIRPMLESAHKRTPPRKVELYEVFCAVLYLLRTGCQWRALPSDFPKWRTVHSYWAIWSEPREEGSLLEQALKKNQVGAAREKLGRNACSAFLIVDAQSVKNTDTAGLKGYDAGKKVCGIKRHIAVDTQGLPHAIAVTTAEVTDRKGALQALQRCKRTLGRVQGVLCDSGYVGQPFAQGVQEILGEHVTVQIAKRSEMHSFKVMPKRWVVERSFAWLEKNRRLWKNCERWLNTSLQFVHLAFLGLLLRRL; encoded by the exons ATGAGAAAAGGCTACCCCAGCGATATCAAGCGTGAGCAGTTCGAAGTGATCCGGCCAATGCTGGAGAGTGCGCACAAAAGGACGCCCCCACGCAAGGTGGAGCTTTACGAGGTGTTCTGCGCCGTGCTGTATCTGCTGCGCACGGGCTGCCAGTGGCGAGCGCTGCCCAGCGACTTTCCCAAGTGGCGCACGGTGCATTCGTACTGGGCGATCTGGAGCGAGCCCCGCGAGGAAGGCAGCCTGCTGGAGCAGGCTTTAAA AAAAAATCAGGTTGGCGCGGCCCGCGAGAAACTGGGGCGCAACGCATGCAGCGCGTTCTTGATTGTGGACGCGCAGAGCGTGAAGAACACGGACACGGCGGGGCTGAAGGGCTATGACGCGGGCAAGAAGGTCTGTGGGATCAAGCGCCACATTGCGGTGGACACGCAGGGGCTGCCACATGCCATTGCGGTGACCACGGCCGAGGTAACGGACCGCAAAGGTGCCCTGCAGGCCCTGCAGCGCTGTAAGCGGACGTTGGGGCGAGTGCAAGGCGTGCTGTGCGACAGCGGCTACGTGGGCCAGCCCTTTGCGCAGGGCGTACAAGAGATTCTGGGCGAGCACGTGACGGTGCAAATCGCCAAGAGGAGCGAGATGCACAGCTTTAAGGTCATGCCCAAGCGCTGGGTAGTGGAGCGCAGCTTCGCCTGGCTGGAGAAGAACAGAAGGTTATGGAAAAACTGCGAGCGTTGGCTCAACACCAGCTTGCAGTTCGTCCATCTGGCGTTCTTGGGGCTCTTGCTCAGGAGACTTTGA
- a CDS encoding YebC/PmpR family DNA-binding transcriptional regulator: MGAQWKAKGKALVADAKGKLFGKLVKEITVAARLGGGDPTANSRLRMAIEAARKASMPKDTLDRAVKKGAGAGADAVNYASVLFEGYAPHRVPVMVECLTDNPNRTAPNMRVCFRKGQLTAVAWDFDHVGMVEGEPENGADAELAAIEAGAQDFEPADDEGVTLFITEPGDLDTVAKALPAQGIKVLSAKLGYKAKNPVSMGSLSAEQQEEVQVFLAGLDNDDDVQHVYVGLVD; this comes from the coding sequence ATGGGCGCGCAATGGAAAGCCAAGGGCAAAGCCCTGGTCGCCGATGCCAAAGGCAAGCTGTTTGGCAAACTGGTCAAGGAAATCACCGTCGCGGCCCGACTGGGCGGCGGCGACCCCACGGCAAATTCGCGCCTGCGCATGGCCATTGAAGCGGCCCGCAAGGCCTCCATGCCCAAGGACACGCTGGACCGCGCCGTGAAAAAAGGCGCCGGTGCCGGTGCCGACGCCGTGAATTACGCCAGCGTGCTGTTCGAAGGCTATGCCCCCCACCGCGTGCCGGTGATGGTCGAGTGCCTGACCGACAACCCCAACCGCACGGCCCCCAATATGCGCGTGTGCTTCCGCAAGGGCCAGCTCACCGCCGTGGCCTGGGACTTTGACCATGTGGGCATGGTCGAGGGCGAGCCCGAAAATGGTGCCGATGCAGAGCTGGCCGCCATCGAAGCGGGCGCCCAGGATTTCGAGCCCGCCGACGATGAAGGCGTGACCCTGTTCATCACCGAGCCCGGCGACCTGGACACCGTGGCCAAGGCGCTGCCTGCCCAAGGCATCAAGGTGTTGTCTGCCAAGCTGGGCTACAAGGCCAAGAACCCCGTCAGCATGGGCAGCCTGTCGGCGGAGCAGCAAGAAGAAGTGCAAGTTTTCCTGGCCGGCCTGGACAATGACGACGATGTACAACATGTCTACGTGGGCCTGGTGGACTGA